From one Felis catus isolate Fca126 chromosome E2, F.catus_Fca126_mat1.0, whole genome shotgun sequence genomic stretch:
- the SPIRE2 gene encoding protein spire homolog 2 isoform X3, producing MVLSPASSEAQMVQSLGFAIYRALDWGLDDSQERELSPQLERLIDLMANNDCEDGGCGAADEGYGGPEEEEEAEGGPRAVRTFAQAMRLCAARLTDPRGAQAHYQAVCRALFVETLELRAFLARVREAKEMLQKLRDDELQVEKPLAELDNLGHTDWARLWVQLMRELRHGVKLKKVQEREFNPLPTEFQLTPFEMLMQDIRARNYKLRKVMVDGDIPPRVKKDAHELILDFIRSRPPLKQVSERRLRPLPQKQRTLHEKILEEIKQERRLRPVGAERWRGRGFGSLPCILNACSGDTKSPSCINLSVMDAGNNTQRPRPRVLLKAPTLAEMEEMNTSEEEESPCGEVTLKRDRSFSEHDLVQLRSEVASGLQPGTQPQGGLESSRPRTGSMHAWRPSTQEQGSFPVSVQVQPDPSSLPHSDLGSAEDQPEASAAPDTNHLWLEFSHPVESLALTVEEVMDVRRVLVKAEMEKFLQNKELVSSLRKGKICCCCRAKFPLFSWPPTCLFCKRAVCTSCSIKMKMPSKKFAHIPVYTLGFESPRRVSATKTTPTQRRDAFQSLQGPQWPSVEEAFPHIYTHGSVLKDVCSDCTSFVADVVRSSRKSVDALNTTPRRTRQTQSLYIPNTWTLNFK from the exons ATGGTGTTGTCACCAGCCAGCTCAGAAGCCCAG ATGGTGCAGTCCCTGGGCTTTGCCATTTACCGCGCGCTGGACTGGGGCCTGGACGACAGCCAGGAGCGAGAGCTGAGCCCACAGCTGGAGCGGCTCATCGACCTCATGGCCAACAACGACTGTGAGGACGGCGGCTGCGGGGCTGCGGATGAAGGCTACGGGGGcccggaggaggaagaggaggcggAGGGCGGCCCCCGCGCCGTGCGCACCTTCGCCCAGGCCATGCGGCTCTGTGCGGCGCGCCTGACGGACCCACGGGGCGCCCAGGCGCACTACCAGGCCGTGTGCCGCGCCCTCTTTGTGGAGACGCTGGAGCTGCGGGCCTTCCTGGCCAGGGTCCGGGAGGCCAAGGAG ATGCTGCAGAAGCTTCGGGACGATGAACTGCAGGTAGAGAAGCCTCTGGCGGAGCTTGACAACCTGGGACACACAGACTGG GCCCGGCTGTGGGTCCAGCTCATGCGGGAGCTCCGCCATGGAGTGAAGCTGAAGAAGGTGCAGGAGCGAGAGTTCAACCCCTTGCCCACCGAGTTCCAGCTCACCCCCTTCGAGATGTTGATGCAGGACATCCGCGCCAGGAACTATAAGCTGCGCAAGGTCATG GTCGATGGAGATATCCCTCCCAGGGTGAAGAAGGATGCCCATGAACTCATCCTGGACTTCATCCGCTCCCGGCCTCCGCTGAAACAG GTCTCAGAGAGAAGGCTTCGCCCCTTACCCCAAAAGCAGAGGACCCTGCATGAGAAGATCCTGGAGGAGATCAAGCAGGAGCGGAGGCTGCGCCCGGTGGGGGCCGAGCGCTGGCGTGGCCGGG ggtTTGGCTCTCTGCCCTGCATCCTCAATGCCTGTTCTGGGGACACCAAGTCCCCTTCCTGCATCAACCTGTCTGTCATGGACGCCGGGAACAACACCCAACGCCCACGGCCCCGGGTCCTGCTCAAGGCGCCCACCTTGGCTGAGATGGAGGAGATGAACACATCTGAG GAGGAAGAGTCTCCGTGTGGGGAGGTGACACTGAAGCGGGACCGCTCTTTCTCGGAGCATGACCTGGTCCAGCTCCGGAGCGAAGTGGCCTCTGGCCTGCAGCCAGGCACTCAGCCCCAAGGAGGGTTGGAATCATCCCGGCCCCGCACGGGCAGCATGCACGCCTGGAGGCCAAGCACCCAGGAGCAGG GTTCCTTCCCTGTAAGTGTCCAGGTCCAGCCTGACCCTAGCTCTCTACCACACAGTGACCTGGGCTCAGCAGAGGACCAGCCGGAGGCTTCTGCAGCCCCAGACACCAATCATCTGTGGCTG GAGTTCAGCCACCCCGTGGAGAGCCTTGCTCTGACCGTGGAGGAAGTGATGGATGTGCGCCGTGTGCTGGTAAAGGCTGAGATGGAGAAGTTCCTGCAGAACAAGGAGCTCGTCAGCAGTCTCAGGAAGGGGAAG ATTTGTTGCTGTTGCCGAGCCAAGTTCCCGCTGTTCTCCTGGCCACCCACCTGTCTCTTTTGCAAGAG gGCTGTCTGCACTTCCTGCAGCATAAAG ATGAAGATGCCTTCTAAGAAGTTTGCACACATTCCTGTCTACACGCTGGGCTTTGAGAGTCCTCGGAGGGTGTCAGCTACCAAAACGACGCCGACCCAGAGAAGAGATGCCTTCCA ATCCCTGCAGGGGCCCCAGTGGCCGAGTGTGGAGGAGGCATTCCCGCACATCTACACCCACGGCTCTGTCCTCAAGGACGTCtgcagtgactgcaccagcttcgTGGCAGACGTAGTGCGCTCCAGCCGCAAGAGTGTGGATGCCCTCAACACCACGCCTCGCCGCACCCGCCAGACCCAGTCCCTGTACATCCCTAACACCTGGACTCTCAACTTCAAGTGA